A genomic stretch from Chryseobacterium sp. SNU WT5 includes:
- a CDS encoding NUDIX domain-containing protein, translating into MKDLKFCPQCGNTTLNWDGVQKLSCSTCDYVLYHNTAAAVAVVIRHGNEILFTRRNQEPQKGKLDLAGGFVDPKESAEQTCERELFEELKMKLDQSKLHYLCSLPNVYEYKNISYNTLDLFYEYEVSEKFDLKLELSEISESIWINKARINLDDIAFDSQKIFFRAYKNLEPE; encoded by the coding sequence ATGAAAGACTTAAAGTTTTGTCCTCAATGTGGAAACACAACACTTAATTGGGATGGCGTACAGAAATTGAGCTGCTCCACTTGTGATTATGTCTTATACCACAACACCGCAGCAGCAGTCGCTGTGGTAATAAGACATGGTAATGAGATTCTATTTACCCGCAGAAATCAAGAACCTCAAAAAGGTAAATTAGATCTTGCAGGCGGATTTGTAGATCCAAAAGAAAGTGCTGAGCAAACGTGCGAAAGAGAATTGTTTGAGGAATTGAAAATGAAACTCGATCAATCAAAACTACACTATCTCTGCAGTTTACCCAATGTTTATGAGTACAAGAACATATCTTACAATACTTTAGATCTATTTTATGAATACGAGGTATCAGAGAAATTCGACTTGAAATTAGAGTTATCGGAAATTTCCGAAAGTATTTGGATTAATAAAGCTAGGATCAATTTAGATGATATTGCTTTTGATTCTCAGAAGATATTTTTCCGTGCCTACAAAAATTTAGAGCCGGAATAA
- a CDS encoding RluA family pseudouridine synthase — protein MQEQIVFEDNHLLIINKLAGQLVQGDKTGDLSLLDLLKNFIKKRDQKPGNVFLGLVHRIDRPTSGLVIYAKTSKALSRLTQMVKNREIKKTYWAVVPKTEIPQQQRLIHYLQKNEKNNKATVFPKATIGAKESILNYQIIKILDNFQLLEVDLETGRHHQIRAQLSKIGVPIKGDLKYGSARSNPDGGIHLHARNLEFMHPVSLEKISVTAPVPQNDAVWKACEE, from the coding sequence ATGCAAGAACAAATCGTTTTCGAAGACAATCATCTTTTGATCATCAATAAACTGGCAGGTCAGCTGGTTCAGGGCGATAAAACCGGCGATCTTTCTTTGCTGGATCTCCTTAAAAATTTTATAAAAAAAAGAGATCAGAAACCAGGGAACGTATTTCTGGGATTAGTACACCGAATCGATAGGCCAACTTCTGGATTGGTGATTTATGCTAAAACCTCAAAAGCGCTGTCGCGACTTACGCAGATGGTCAAAAATCGTGAAATAAAAAAAACCTACTGGGCTGTAGTTCCTAAGACGGAAATTCCACAACAGCAGCGATTGATCCATTATCTTCAGAAAAATGAAAAAAACAATAAAGCAACCGTTTTTCCGAAAGCAACGATTGGTGCGAAGGAGTCTATCCTCAATTACCAAATCATCAAAATTCTTGATAACTTTCAGTTGTTAGAGGTTGATTTAGAAACAGGTCGCCATCATCAGATTCGAGCGCAATTATCAAAAATTGGCGTTCCCATTAAAGGGGATTTAAAATATGGTTCTGCAAGGTCTAATCCTGATGGGGGAATCCACCTTCACGCGCGTAACCTAGAATTTATGCATCCCGTCTCCCTAGAGAAAATCTCCGTCACCGCACCAGTTCCTCAGAATGATGCGGTTTGGAAAGCTTGTGAAGAGTAA
- a CDS encoding outer membrane beta-barrel protein, with protein sequence MTKKITAAIVALLFSQLYFAQEKPNSEPKEKEIEGVTIVKTKKAVEQKADRTIFDFSEQESLNTGSAMEGIKKLPGLIATDVAGMMYQGKMLDVYLNGRPLNISTNDLTSFLEGMPANSIERIEVITQPGAEFPASSGGAIMNIITNKNANKYLTATYSGNYAFTNEDKFRSRTNNSLSLNARNKYFGWQLRVGQSYRESEMNSNQDNLVLSNTDRVARGTFAKAGVTFDLGNDKLLLNYDVYSNNNDNLTLSDGAYRLPTNILNTYTSLDAAKTNSLRQEAVITYQKRFDDKNKKLDFQAGYTRSDNDFYQDNIYNQSTSFGYLSEGRKLDNSSLMQVSNFKVDFSQPVKILDEGKVSFGGLYENQIFDTESKGITNLEYQRNTASTYLEFQAKLKKFDFVIGTRAENYDISGTTRLRDSQGILQQKELIPFNKFKLFPNASIQYNLMNQVYLAFNYNKKITLPSISALNPNNNTFTGPNSNMSGNPYLQPTIYDNFEIKLSAFDYAFIGYNVSSIDNQVAQILSRDGDVITNEQVNIPNMRIHNFNVGMPIPFMLFTKPFSEIMKMNFNPDKINFLYVYAGYMKHEIKEIDPKGMWVVNLMAQVMLPSQIKMTANYNVLSKKAGFYYFESEIPFNEQVDLNFTKKFLNDKLTISIFGKDLFNTQVTQLRSKPLTGNSVFLYNKTDTRNFGISVNYKIPTKNKLAKEDANILKQTNQNDGNGGVMPQSPN encoded by the coding sequence ATGACCAAAAAAATTACCGCAGCAATTGTCGCCTTATTATTTTCTCAACTATATTTTGCACAGGAAAAACCAAATTCAGAACCTAAAGAAAAGGAGATTGAAGGAGTTACCATTGTTAAAACTAAAAAAGCCGTTGAGCAAAAAGCTGATCGCACCATTTTTGATTTTTCAGAGCAAGAGAGCCTCAATACAGGATCTGCAATGGAAGGAATTAAAAAACTTCCTGGTTTAATTGCTACGGATGTTGCCGGAATGATGTATCAGGGAAAAATGCTTGATGTGTATTTGAACGGTCGCCCTTTAAATATTTCTACCAACGATCTAACTTCCTTCTTGGAAGGAATGCCAGCAAATTCTATCGAGAGGATTGAAGTAATTACCCAACCTGGTGCGGAATTTCCTGCTTCTTCCGGTGGAGCAATTATGAATATTATTACCAATAAAAATGCAAATAAATATTTAACTGCAACTTATTCTGGGAATTACGCTTTTACCAATGAAGATAAATTTCGCAGTAGAACCAACAACTCATTAAGTTTAAATGCCAGAAATAAATATTTCGGTTGGCAGTTAAGAGTTGGTCAAAGCTATCGTGAAAGTGAAATGAATAGCAATCAGGATAATTTGGTTTTATCAAATACCGATCGAGTTGCTCGTGGAACTTTTGCCAAAGCTGGAGTTACTTTTGACCTAGGAAACGATAAATTATTATTGAACTACGATGTTTATAGCAACAATAATGATAATCTTACTTTAAGTGATGGGGCGTACAGATTGCCAACTAATATTTTAAATACCTATACTTCACTGGATGCGGCTAAAACCAATTCACTTCGCCAAGAAGCAGTTATAACGTATCAGAAACGTTTTGATGACAAAAACAAAAAGCTCGATTTCCAAGCGGGATATACGCGTTCAGATAATGATTTTTATCAAGATAATATTTATAACCAATCGACGTCATTTGGATATTTAAGTGAAGGCAGAAAACTTGATAACAGTTCTTTGATGCAGGTTTCGAACTTTAAAGTAGATTTTTCGCAACCCGTTAAAATTCTAGATGAAGGTAAAGTAAGTTTTGGTGGTTTATATGAAAATCAGATTTTCGATACCGAAAGTAAGGGAATTACCAATTTGGAATATCAAAGAAATACCGCTTCAACGTATTTAGAATTTCAAGCAAAGTTAAAAAAGTTTGATTTTGTTATCGGGACAAGAGCAGAAAATTATGATATTTCTGGGACTACAAGGTTGAGAGACTCACAGGGAATTTTACAACAAAAGGAGCTCATTCCTTTTAACAAATTCAAATTATTCCCAAATGCTAGTATTCAATACAATTTAATGAATCAGGTCTATCTTGCCTTTAATTATAACAAGAAAATTACCTTACCAAGTATATCGGCCCTAAATCCAAATAACAACACATTTACCGGACCCAATTCTAACATGAGTGGGAATCCATATTTGCAGCCCACGATTTATGATAATTTTGAAATAAAACTTTCGGCGTTTGACTATGCTTTTATCGGATACAATGTTTCTTCAATCGACAATCAAGTTGCGCAAATTTTGTCCAGAGATGGAGATGTCATTACTAATGAGCAGGTGAATATTCCCAACATGAGAATTCACAATTTTAATGTGGGCATGCCGATCCCTTTTATGCTTTTCACCAAACCATTTAGTGAGATAATGAAGATGAATTTTAACCCAGATAAAATAAATTTCCTTTACGTTTATGCGGGTTATATGAAACACGAGATCAAAGAAATTGATCCGAAAGGAATGTGGGTTGTAAACTTGATGGCTCAGGTAATGCTTCCTTCTCAAATTAAAATGACCGCCAATTACAACGTGCTGTCCAAGAAAGCTGGATTTTATTATTTTGAGTCCGAAATACCTTTTAATGAACAGGTGGATTTAAATTTCACCAAGAAATTCCTTAATGACAAATTAACGATTTCGATTTTTGGTAAAGATCTGTTTAATACACAAGTGACTCAGCTTAGATCGAAACCACTTACGGGAAATAGTGTATTCCTATACAATAAAACAGATACCAGAAATTTCGGTATCTCAGTGAATTATAAGATTCCGACCAAGAACAAATTGGCAAAAGAAGATGCTAATATTTTAAAGCAGACCAATCAAAATGACGGTAATGGTGGTGTAATGCCACAATCACCTAATTAA
- a CDS encoding outer membrane beta-barrel family protein, producing the protein MKNIETVVLEGKKKIFERKVDRFIYNVQNAMVSEGSSGVEVLASTPLLKIDEDKGLLSIVGKSAASIMVNDRMLNLAGAELMIYLKSLRSENIAKIEVITTPPAKYEAQGNSGIINIILKKNQKLGWNGYLNSYYKQSAYGGFGGSVGLNYQNKKLKTSVKFRGFDDEKKSVENTAFIGSSSEISRDERRDMNDGVGANVILDYSLTDRANVGFIYDLSKSHLNMDINSRSQYFSGTQNILSTETDSKHRSTSSSQMLNLYYDQKLGEHKLSFGGNYYGNLPETQVNFITTDLTNQSSQMVRNLSSVDYKIYSGQGDLSLNFKNIKLETGLKYSQFSNRSNIEYFEFFNNDYEINSERSNLFQYDEKNYAAYLSGSKDFGEKWSAKFGIRYEYAQTDGFSAITRSKSENSYGQLFPTAYVSYNANENNQFSLNYSKRINRPYFRALNPFRWYSNPNSYHTGNPTLQPSFNHNIEFNYIFKSKFSANIYYQRSIDNFDQISFLEGINMISTFENYYNENTYGLNLNYSNTFFKFWETNLSTSFSYSDSQILKFDAISQKGQSFYYSTKNTFQLNEQKTFFLLMNYWRNLPSKSGSGSSEGNGNFSAGIKLSLMEKALQLNLSVNDLFRQSGYRGSEYFADNIQSYNNYWDARKLTFSVTYNFGNQKVKANNRSVDFDEKNRAN; encoded by the coding sequence ATGAAAAATATCGAAACCGTAGTTCTCGAAGGAAAGAAAAAGATCTTCGAAAGGAAAGTAGATCGGTTTATTTATAATGTTCAGAATGCCATGGTTTCGGAAGGAAGTTCTGGCGTTGAGGTTTTGGCTAGTACGCCATTATTAAAAATTGATGAAGATAAAGGCTTACTTTCTATAGTCGGAAAAAGTGCCGCTTCGATTATGGTAAACGACCGAATGTTGAATCTTGCTGGTGCAGAATTAATGATTTATCTGAAAAGTTTACGATCTGAGAATATTGCGAAAATAGAAGTCATTACCACACCGCCGGCAAAATATGAAGCCCAGGGAAATAGTGGAATTATCAATATTATTTTAAAGAAAAACCAGAAACTTGGCTGGAACGGCTATCTGAACTCTTATTATAAACAATCTGCTTACGGAGGTTTTGGCGGTTCGGTGGGTTTGAACTATCAAAATAAAAAACTAAAAACTTCGGTAAAGTTTCGGGGTTTTGATGACGAAAAAAAATCAGTTGAAAATACTGCCTTTATTGGAAGTAGTTCTGAAATAAGCCGAGATGAAAGACGCGATATGAACGATGGTGTTGGAGCCAATGTAATTCTTGATTATTCGCTGACCGATAGAGCCAATGTCGGTTTTATTTATGATCTTTCGAAAAGCCACTTAAATATGGATATTAATTCAAGAAGTCAATATTTCTCTGGAACTCAAAATATATTGAGCACGGAAACTGATTCTAAGCATCGCTCAACATCTTCGTCTCAAATGCTGAACTTATATTATGACCAAAAATTGGGTGAACACAAATTAAGTTTCGGCGGAAATTATTACGGAAATCTTCCAGAAACTCAGGTGAATTTTATTACTACAGATTTAACAAATCAATCAAGCCAAATGGTGAGAAATCTATCGTCTGTAGATTATAAAATTTATTCCGGACAAGGTGATCTTTCTTTAAATTTTAAAAATATTAAATTAGAAACGGGCTTAAAGTACAGTCAGTTCTCTAATAGATCAAATATTGAATATTTTGAGTTCTTTAATAATGATTATGAAATCAATTCTGAAAGAAGCAATCTTTTTCAATATGATGAAAAGAATTATGCGGCATATTTAAGTGGCAGTAAAGATTTTGGTGAGAAATGGTCTGCGAAATTTGGTATTCGATATGAATATGCGCAGACAGATGGGTTTTCTGCAATTACGCGGTCAAAATCTGAAAACAGTTACGGTCAATTATTTCCAACGGCGTATGTTTCATACAACGCCAACGAAAATAATCAATTCAGTTTAAACTATTCTAAGAGAATAAATCGTCCTTACTTCCGAGCTTTGAATCCTTTTCGCTGGTATTCTAATCCTAATAGTTATCACACAGGAAACCCAACTTTGCAACCTTCATTTAATCACAATATAGAATTTAATTATATTTTTAAAAGTAAATTTTCTGCAAATATTTATTATCAAAGAAGCATTGATAATTTTGATCAGATTAGTTTTTTAGAGGGAATCAACATGATCAGTACCTTTGAAAATTATTATAATGAGAATACGTACGGTCTCAACCTTAATTATTCGAACACTTTTTTTAAATTCTGGGAAACCAATCTTTCGACTTCCTTCAGTTACAGTGATTCGCAAATCTTAAAGTTCGACGCCATCTCCCAAAAAGGTCAATCTTTTTATTATTCGACCAAAAATACTTTTCAACTTAACGAACAGAAAACTTTCTTTTTATTGATGAATTACTGGCGAAATTTACCATCGAAAAGTGGGAGTGGTTCTTCTGAAGGAAATGGAAACTTTAGTGCTGGAATTAAATTGAGCTTGATGGAAAAAGCACTACAATTAAACCTTTCAGTCAATGATCTATTCCGGCAGTCTGGCTACAGAGGAAGCGAATATTTTGCTGATAATATTCAGTCTTATAATAATTATTGGGATGCAAGAAAGTTAACATTCTCGGTAACCTATAATTTTGGAAATCAAAAAGTGAAAGCAAATAACCGTTCAGTTGATTTTGATGAAAAGAATCGAGCGAATTAA
- a CDS encoding sensor histidine kinase: protein MKNKALLYLHIFYWLIYMIGSILIPYYVFQIGHPILDVTFFITSFACFYINYFLVAPAFFDINKLYKTIVGFFLSVLFFVAIRFCIEEWFLPHFWGFRNYAEETSFGFYFFDNIYFSSNTIFLSTVFWLFKRFSDSEKEKSLLLSEKKSAQLQALKTQINPHFIFNSLNNIYSLVYQKSDKALPALEELSQLLRYSTKDLEKDYISLDKEIGYIDSLIALEKLRIKNPELLIVEKNINHPNLHISPMLLVPFVENAFKHGDFGGKGFTLKMNDTDYILGFYLHNFKNEKVKDAVSGIGIDNVKKRLEILYPKNHELNIIESETEFTVDLKIKLG from the coding sequence ATGAAAAACAAGGCTCTTCTTTATTTACATATTTTCTATTGGTTAATCTATATGATTGGGAGCATACTCATTCCCTATTATGTGTTTCAAATAGGTCACCCTATTTTAGACGTTACCTTCTTTATTACAAGTTTTGCCTGTTTCTATATTAATTATTTCTTGGTCGCACCAGCATTTTTCGACATCAATAAATTGTATAAAACGATTGTGGGATTCTTCTTAAGTGTTTTGTTTTTTGTAGCCATCCGATTTTGTATCGAAGAATGGTTTCTTCCGCACTTTTGGGGTTTTAGAAATTATGCTGAAGAAACAAGTTTTGGTTTCTATTTTTTTGATAATATTTATTTCAGCAGCAACACTATATTTCTCAGTACGGTTTTTTGGTTATTTAAAAGATTCTCTGATTCTGAAAAAGAAAAAAGTCTTTTATTGAGTGAAAAGAAAAGTGCGCAACTTCAAGCTTTAAAAACACAAATTAATCCACATTTTATCTTTAATTCGTTGAATAATATCTATTCGTTAGTGTATCAAAAATCAGACAAAGCGTTACCAGCATTGGAAGAACTAAGCCAGTTATTGAGATACAGCACCAAAGATTTGGAAAAAGATTATATTTCTTTAGATAAAGAAATTGGATATATTGATAGTCTGATCGCACTCGAAAAATTAAGAATTAAAAATCCCGAACTTTTAATAGTAGAAAAAAACATCAATCATCCGAACCTGCATATTTCACCAATGTTATTGGTTCCTTTTGTAGAAAACGCTTTCAAACATGGAGATTTCGGCGGAAAAGGATTTACTTTAAAAATGAATGATACAGATTATATTTTAGGCTTTTATCTTCATAATTTTAAAAATGAAAAAGTGAAAGATGCTGTTTCCGGAATTGGAATTGACAATGTTAAAAAGCGTCTCGAAATTTTGTATCCGAAAAATCACGAATTAAATATTATAGAATCTGAAACAGAATTTACCGTAGATTTGAAAATCAAATTAGGATAA
- a CDS encoding LytR/AlgR family response regulator transcription factor, translating to MQKIKCIIVDDEPLAVQLLENYVQKIPFLELVFTSDNPITVLEYIQNNEADLIFLDIQMSQLSGINFMKIAGEQLKYILTTAYSEYALEGYEHNVVDYLLKPISFVRFEKSTLKAQEFFPIRDSAHSHFFVKSSGQQNRINFDDLLFIESIKDYVSINTENQEHIVLETLKSLENQLPDRFARVHKSFIINLNKIQTIDGKNIQLISEKTIPIGETYKSDFLLKIKNRSIS from the coding sequence ATGCAGAAAATAAAATGTATTATCGTTGACGATGAACCTTTGGCAGTTCAGTTGCTGGAAAATTATGTTCAGAAAATTCCGTTTTTAGAATTGGTTTTTACTTCCGATAATCCAATCACGGTTTTGGAATATATTCAAAATAATGAGGCTGATCTTATTTTTCTCGATATTCAAATGTCACAATTATCAGGTATCAACTTTATGAAAATTGCTGGCGAGCAACTCAAATATATTTTGACAACTGCTTATTCAGAATATGCTCTAGAAGGGTACGAGCACAATGTTGTTGATTATCTTTTGAAACCAATTTCATTCGTCCGTTTTGAAAAAAGCACTTTGAAAGCACAAGAATTTTTTCCTATAAGAGATTCTGCTCATTCTCATTTTTTCGTAAAATCTTCCGGCCAACAGAACCGAATTAATTTTGACGATTTACTTTTTATTGAAAGTATTAAAGATTACGTCAGTATCAACACAGAAAATCAGGAACATATTGTTTTAGAAACTTTAAAATCCTTAGAAAATCAACTTCCCGATCGTTTTGCGAGAGTTCATAAATCCTTCATTATCAATTTAAATAAAATTCAAACTATTGATGGGAAAAATATTCAATTGATTTCTGAGAAAACAATTCCGATTGGGGAAACGTACAAATCTGATTTTCTTTTAAAAATAAAGAACCGCTCAATTTCTTGA
- a CDS encoding aconitate hydratase: MTFDIDMIKKVYERYPEKVEAARKAVGKPLTLAEKILYTHLWEGNATQTYERGNSYVDFAPDRVAMQDATAQMALLQFMQAGKAKVAVPSTAHADHLIQARVGAEADLQEGINKNSEVFNFLSSVCDKYGIGFWKPGAGIIHQVVLENYAFPGGMMIGTDSHTVNAGGLGMVAIGVGGADAVDVMAGMAWELKMPKLIGIKLTGRLSGWTAAKDIILKVAGILTVKGGTGCIVEYFGEGAQSLSATGKGTICNMGAEIGATTSTFGYDDSMRRYLSATGRQDVVDAADKIAEHLTGDDEVYANPEQYFDQVIEINLDELTPHLNGPFTPDLATPVAEFHDKAVANGWPIEVEWALIGSCTNSSYEDLSRAASVVEDAFAKGVKPKAILGINPGSEQVKFTAERDGFLDSFRKFESTRIFTNACGPCIGQWDREGSDKGEKNSIIHSFNRNFAKRADGNPNTHAFVASPEMVAAVAISGRLDFNPITDTLTNEAGEQVKLNEPSGFELPAKGFAVDDNGYQAPSHDGSAVKIAVSPTSDRLQLLAPFEAWDGQNITGAKVLIKAFGKCTTDHISMAGPWLKYRGHLDNISNNMLIGAINSYNMETNTVKNSLTGEYGAVPAVARAYKAAGIPTIVVGDENYGEGSSREHAAMEPRHLGVKAVLVKSFARIHETNLKKQGMLGLTFADKADYDKFQEDDTVNFLDLDQFAPGKPLTLELVHADGSKDVIVTNHTYNAQQIAWYVAGSALNLIAAEAANA; this comes from the coding sequence ATGACTTTCGACATTGATATGATTAAGAAAGTGTACGAGCGTTATCCTGAAAAGGTAGAAGCAGCTAGAAAAGCTGTGGGAAAACCGCTAACACTTGCAGAGAAAATTCTTTACACCCACCTTTGGGAGGGTAATGCAACGCAAACTTATGAGAGAGGAAACTCTTATGTAGATTTCGCTCCAGATAGAGTAGCGATGCAGGATGCAACTGCGCAAATGGCGTTATTGCAATTTATGCAGGCAGGAAAAGCTAAAGTTGCAGTTCCTTCAACAGCGCATGCAGATCACTTAATTCAGGCTAGAGTCGGTGCGGAAGCAGATTTACAGGAGGGAATTAATAAAAACTCAGAAGTTTTTAATTTCTTGAGTTCTGTTTGTGATAAATATGGTATTGGTTTTTGGAAACCAGGTGCTGGAATTATTCACCAGGTAGTTTTAGAGAACTATGCATTCCCAGGTGGAATGATGATCGGAACTGACTCACACACCGTAAATGCAGGTGGATTAGGAATGGTCGCAATTGGTGTTGGTGGTGCAGATGCGGTAGATGTAATGGCAGGAATGGCTTGGGAACTTAAAATGCCAAAGCTGATCGGTATTAAGTTAACAGGAAGATTAAGCGGCTGGACTGCTGCAAAAGATATTATTCTTAAAGTTGCTGGGATCCTTACTGTAAAAGGAGGAACAGGATGTATTGTAGAGTATTTTGGTGAAGGTGCACAATCACTTTCTGCTACTGGAAAAGGAACAATCTGTAATATGGGTGCCGAAATCGGTGCAACGACCTCAACCTTTGGATATGACGATTCTATGCGTAGATATTTATCTGCAACTGGAAGACAGGATGTCGTAGATGCTGCTGATAAAATTGCAGAGCACTTAACCGGGGATGATGAGGTTTATGCAAATCCAGAACAATATTTTGATCAGGTAATTGAAATTAATTTAGATGAATTAACTCCTCATTTAAATGGACCATTTACTCCAGATTTGGCAACGCCGGTAGCTGAATTTCATGATAAAGCAGTGGCTAACGGATGGCCAATTGAAGTAGAGTGGGCATTAATTGGTTCTTGTACCAACTCATCTTACGAAGATTTATCAAGAGCAGCATCTGTTGTAGAAGATGCTTTTGCAAAAGGAGTGAAACCTAAAGCAATTTTAGGAATCAATCCAGGTTCAGAGCAAGTGAAATTTACTGCTGAAAGAGATGGGTTCTTAGATTCATTCAGAAAGTTTGAATCTACCAGAATTTTTACTAATGCATGTGGACCATGTATCGGGCAGTGGGATAGAGAAGGTTCTGATAAAGGAGAGAAAAACTCAATTATTCATTCATTCAACAGAAACTTTGCAAAAAGAGCAGATGGAAATCCAAATACTCACGCTTTTGTAGCTTCTCCAGAAATGGTAGCTGCTGTGGCAATTTCAGGTAGATTAGATTTCAATCCGATTACCGATACTTTGACGAATGAAGCCGGAGAGCAAGTAAAATTAAATGAGCCGAGCGGTTTCGAATTACCTGCTAAAGGTTTTGCGGTGGATGATAATGGTTATCAAGCACCATCACATGATGGTTCTGCTGTTAAGATTGCGGTAAGCCCTACGTCAGATCGACTTCAGTTGTTAGCACCTTTTGAAGCTTGGGACGGACAGAATATTACAGGTGCTAAGGTTTTAATTAAAGCGTTTGGAAAATGTACTACTGACCATATCTCAATGGCGGGACCATGGTTAAAATATCGTGGACATTTAGATAATATTTCTAATAACATGTTGATCGGAGCGATTAACTCGTATAATATGGAAACCAACACCGTTAAAAATTCTTTAACAGGTGAGTATGGGGCAGTTCCTGCTGTAGCCAGAGCTTATAAAGCTGCTGGTATACCAACAATTGTAGTTGGCGATGAAAACTATGGGGAAGGTTCTTCTAGAGAGCATGCAGCGATGGAGCCGAGACATCTTGGTGTAAAAGCCGTTTTGGTAAAATCATTCGCTCGAATCCATGAAACGAATTTGAAGAAACAAGGAATGCTTGGTTTAACTTTTGCAGATAAAGCAGACTATGATAAATTCCAGGAAGATGACACCGTTAACTTTTTAGATTTAGATCAGTTTGCACCAGGGAAACCTCTAACTTTAGAGCTTGTTCATGCAGATGGATCAAAAGATGTTATTGTAACTAATCATACTTACAATGCGCAGCAAATCGCTTGGTATGTTGCAGGATCCGCATTAAATCTAATTGCAGCTGAGGCAGCAAATGCTTAA
- a CDS encoding CD225/dispanin family protein, protein MTTQDFTPNANGIPPKTWLVESILVTIFCCQILGIISIIYAAGVESKFYRGDVAGAESSSRTAKTLVLVSVACGVITVISIAIMLSLGVFAGLYNN, encoded by the coding sequence ATGACGACTCAAGATTTCACTCCGAACGCAAATGGTATTCCACCAAAAACATGGTTAGTAGAATCAATTTTAGTAACGATTTTCTGCTGCCAAATTCTGGGAATCATCAGCATTATCTATGCTGCGGGTGTAGAATCAAAATTCTACCGCGGCGATGTAGCAGGGGCAGAAAGTTCCTCAAGAACAGCAAAAACCTTAGTACTTGTAAGTGTCGCCTGTGGTGTGATTACTGTAATTTCAATTGCGATCATGTTATCACTGGGAGTGTTTGCAGGCCTTTATAATAATTAG
- a CDS encoding DUF2752 domain-containing protein: MNILKKKYLFLIISLLLGGGLLFYYWFNPQSESYLLKCPFKFFTGYDCPGCGSQRALHATLHGQFREAFSYNPLFIIALPYVLTGILFEWFGLKYSYPKTRKILFGSTAIYTVTGIIILFFIIRNL; the protein is encoded by the coding sequence GTGAATATCCTTAAAAAGAAATACTTATTTTTAATAATATCACTACTTTTAGGCGGCGGGTTATTATTCTATTATTGGTTTAATCCGCAATCTGAAAGCTATCTGCTAAAATGCCCTTTCAAATTCTTCACGGGATACGATTGCCCTGGCTGTGGTAGTCAAAGAGCTCTTCACGCTACATTGCATGGCCAGTTCCGCGAAGCGTTTTCATACAATCCGTTATTTATTATCGCTCTTCCCTATGTGTTGACAGGGATCTTATTTGAGTGGTTTGGCTTAAAATATTCTTATCCTAAAACAAGAAAAATTTTATTTGGAAGTACAGCGATTTATACTGTCACTGGAATCATCATTCTGTTCTTTATTATAAGAAATTTATAA